One Rissa tridactyla isolate bRisTri1 chromosome 1, bRisTri1.patW.cur.20221130, whole genome shotgun sequence DNA segment encodes these proteins:
- the HSP90B1 gene encoding endoplasmin, translating to MKSVWGLALACALLLLAVSVRADEVDVDGTVEDDLGKSREGSRTDDEVVQREEEAIQLDGLNASQIKEIREKSEKFAFQAEVNRMMKLIINSLYKNKEIFLRELISNASDALDKIRLISLTDENALAGNEELTVKIKCDKEKNMLHVTDTGIGMTKEELVKNLGTIAKSGTSEFLNKMTEMQDDSQSTSELIGQFGVGFYSAFLVADRVIVTSKHNNDTQHIWESDSNEFSVIDDPRGNTLGRGTTITLVLKEEASDYLELDTVKNLVKKYSQFINFPIYVWSSKTETVEEPIEEEEAKEKEETDDDEAAVEEEEEEKKPKTKKVEKTVWDWELMNDIKPIWQRPSKEVEEDEYKAFYKTFSKEHDDPMAYIHFTAEGEVTFKSILFVPNSAPRGLFDEYGSKKSDFIKLYVRRVFITDDFHDMMPKYLNFVKGVVDSDDLPLNVSRETLQQHKLLKVIRKKLVRKTLDMIKKIAEEKYNDTFWKEFGTNVKLGVIEDHSNRTRLAKLLRFQSSHHESNLTSLDQYVERMKEKQDKIYFMAGASRKEAESSPFVERLLKKGYEVIYLTEPVDEYCIQALPEFDGKRFQNVAKEGVKFEESEKSKESREALEKEFEPLLNWMKDKALKDKIEKAVLSQRLTQSPCALVASQYGWSGNMERIMKAQAYQTGKDISTNYYASQKKTFEINPRHPLIKDMLRRVKENEDDKTVSDLAVVLFETATLRSGYMLPDTKEYGDRIERMLRLSLNIDLDAKVEEEPEEPEDAAEEAEQDEEEVDADAEDSETQKESTDVKDEL from the exons AGAGGAAGAAGCTATACAGCTAGATGGCCTAAATGCATCCCAGAtcaaagaaatcagagaaaaatctGAGAAGTTTGCCTTTCAAGCAGAAGTGAACAGAATGATGAAACTTATTATCAActctttatataaaaataaagag ATTTTCCTGAGGGAACTTATTTCAAATGCTTCGGATGCTTTAGATAAGATACGGTTAATATCATTAACCGATGAAAATGCTCTTGCTGGTAACGAGGAACTTACAGTCAAAATCAAG tgtgataAAGAGAAGAACATGCTTCATGTTACAGATACGGGTATTGGTATGACAAAAGAGGAGCTAGTTAAAAACCTGGGTACCATTGCAAAGTCTGGTACAAGTGAATTCTTAAACAAGATGACAGAAATGCAGGATGATAGCCAGTCAACATCTGAGCTAATTGGCCAGTTTGGCGTTggcttttattctgctttcttagTAGCAGACAGAGTTATTGTCACATCAAAACACAACAACGATACTCAACACATTTGGGAGTCAGATTCGAATGAATTCTCTGTGATTGATGACCCAAGAGGAAACACTTTAGGACGTGGCACAACCATAAC ccTTGTCTTGAAGGAGGAAGCGTCTGACTATCTTGAGCTGGATACTGTTAAAAATCTAGTAAAGAAGTACTCACAGTTCATAAACTTCCCCATATATGTGTGGAGCAGCAAG ACAGAGACTGTTGAAGAACCCATTGAAGAGGAGGAAgcgaaggagaaagaagaaacagatgaTGATGAAGCTGCagttgaagaagaggaggaagaaaagaaaccaaaaactAAGAAG GTTGAAAAGACCGTCTGGGACTGGGAGCTCATGAATGACATAAAACCAATCTGGCAGAGACCATCTAAAGAAGTTGAAGAAGATGAATACAAAGCTTTTTACAAAACCTTTTCCAAG GAACACGATGACCCAATGGCTTACATCCACTTCACTGCTGAAGGGGAAGTAACTTTCAAATCTATCTTGTTTGTTCCTAATTCTGCTCCACGTGGCCTGTTTGATGAATATGGATCCAAAAAAAGTGATTTCATTAAG TTGTATGTTCGAAGAGTGTTCATCACCGATGACTTCCATGACATGATGCCCAAATATCTTAACTTTGTTAAGGGTGTT GTGGATTCTGATGATCTTCCTTTGAATGTATCTCGTGAAACACTTCAGCAGCATAAATTGTTAAAG GTGATCAGAAAGAAACTTGTTCGTAAAACTCTTGATATGATCAAGAAAATTGCAGAGGAAAAATACAATGACACATTCTGGAAAGAGTTTGGTACTAATGTAAAGCTTGGAGTTATTGAGGATCACTCCAATCGTACACGACTGGCTAAACTTCTTCGCTTCCAGTCTTCTCATCATGAAAGTAACCTCACAAGCCTTGACCAGTATGTggaaagaatgaaagagaagCAAGACAAAATTTACTTCATGGCAGGTGCCAGCAGAAAGGAG GCTGAGTCCTCACCATTTGTTGAACGTCTTCTGAAAAAGGGCTATGAAGTGATTTATTTGACTGAACCTGTAGATGAATACTGTATTCAGGCTCTGCCAGAGTTTGATGGCAAGAGGTTTCAAAATGTAGCGAAAGAAGGAGTGAAGTTTGAAGAAAGTGAGAAGTCTAAGGAGAGTCGGGAAGCCTTGGAAAAGGAATTTGAACCACTCTTAAATTGGATGAAAGACAAAGCTCTAAAAGACAAG attgAAAAAGCTGTGCTATCTCAACGTTTAACCCAGTCTCCATGTGCTCTTGTGGCTAGTCAGTATGGATGGTCTGGTAACATGGAAAGAATCATGAAGGCTCAAGCTTACCAAACTGGGAAGGATATCTCTACAAA TTACTATGCTAGCCAAAAGAAGACATTTGAAATTAACCCCAGGCATCCACTGATCAAGGACATGCTGAGGCGGGTCAAG GAAAATGAAGATGACAAAACAGTTTCAGATCTTGCAGTGGTATTGTTTGAAACTGCAACTTTGAGATCGGGATATATGTTACCAGACACTAAGGAATATGGAGACAGAATAGAAAGGATGCTTCGTTTAAGTTTAAACATTGACCTGGATGCGAAG GTGGAGGAGGAACCTGAAGAGCCTGAAGATGCAGCTGAGGAGGCAGAGCAAGATGAAGAGGAGGTGGATGCTGATGCTGAAGACAGTGAAACACAAAAG GAATCAACAGATGTGAAAGATGAACTGTAA